One genomic region from Nilaparvata lugens isolate BPH chromosome 3, ASM1435652v1, whole genome shotgun sequence encodes:
- the LOC120350199 gene encoding GATA zinc finger domain-containing protein 14-like: MILIEAAKKRPPGKPNSWTEDEAQYLKDYLAKKGNPKSYSIAVANAMKTKTAQQTSVELNLFNIHVLSSMLELLLAQKSNEESIEESNEESIEESNEEFNGEFNEESNEESNEESYEESNEASNEESNEESNEEFNDESNEEFNEASNEESNEEFNDESNEVSNEESNKESNEEFNDESNEASNEESNEESNEEFNDESNEVSNEESNKESNEESNEESNEESIEESNEEFNGEFNEESNEESNEEFNDESNEEFNEASNEESNEEFNDESNEVSNEESNKESNEEFNDESNEASNEESNEESNEEFNDESNEVSNEESNKESNEESNEESNEESMMNPMKYLMKNPMKNLMKNPMENLMKNSMKNSMKIRMKN; this comes from the exons atgatactaaTTGAGGCAGCCAAGAAAAGACCTCCTGGTAAACCAAATTCCTGGACAGAGGATGAAGCGCAGTACCTTAAAGATTATCTTGCTAAAAAGGGAAACCCCAAGAGCTACTCAATTGCTGTCGCTAATGCTATGAAAACCAAGACAGCCCAGCAG ACGTCAGttgaactcaatttattcaatattcatgtttTATCATCCATGTTGGAGCTCCTTCTGGCGCAAA AATCCAATGAAGAATCTATAGAAGAATCCAATGAAGAATCTATAGAAGAATCCAATGAAGAATTCAATGGAGAATTCAATGAAGAATCCAATGAAGAATCCAATGAAGAATCTTATGAAGAATCCAATGAAGCATCCAATGAAGAATCCAATGAAGAATCCAATGAAGAATTCAATGATGAATCCAATGAAGAATTCAATGAAGCATCCAATGAAGAATCCAATGAAGAATTCAATGATGAATCCAATGAAGTATCTAATGAAGAATCCAATAAAGAATCCAATGAAGAATTCAATGATGAATCCAATGAAGCATCCAATGAAGAATCCAATGAAGAATCCAATGAAGAATTCAATGATGAATCCAATGAAGTATCTAATGAAGAATCCAATAAAGAATCCAATGAAGAATCCAATGAAGAATCCAATGAAGAATCTATAGAAGAATCCAATGAAGAATTCAATGGAGAATTCAATGAAGAATCCAATGAAGAATCCAATGAAGAATTCAATGATGAATCCAATGAAGAATTCAATGAAGCATCCAATGAAGAATCCAATGAAGAATTCAATGATGAATCCAATGAAGTATCTAATGAAGAATCCAATAAAGAATCCAATGAAGAATTCAATGATGAATCCAATGAAGCATCCAATGAAGAATCCAATGAAGAATCCAATGAAGAATTCAATGATGAATCCAATGAAGTATCTAATGAAGAATCCAATAAAGAATCCAATGAAGAATCAAATGAAGAATCCAATGAAGAATCCATGATGAATCCAATGAAGTATCTAATGAAGAATCCAATGAAGAATCTAATGAAGAATCCAATGGAGAATCTAATGAAGAATTCAATGAAGAATTCAATGAAGATTCGAATGAAGAATTGA